A region from the Panicum hallii strain FIL2 chromosome 1, PHallii_v3.1, whole genome shotgun sequence genome encodes:
- the LOC112892601 gene encoding 3-ketoacyl-CoA thiolase 2, peroxisomal-like: protein MEKAIDRQRVLLAHLLPSSSSSQPQLEASACAAGDSATYQRTSSFGDDVVVVAAYRTPICKAKRGGFKDTYPEDLLTVVLKAVLDNTKINPSDIGDIVVGTVLGPGSQRANECRMAAFYAGFPETVPVRTVNRQCSSGLQAVADVAAAIKAGFYDIGIGAGLESMSINSIAWEGQVNPKISAFQKAQDCLLPMGITSENVAHRYGVTRQEQDQAAAESHRRAAAATASGKFKDEIVPVPTKIVDPKTGEEKKVVISVDDGIRPGTTASGLAKLKPVFKKDGTTTAGNSSQVSDGAGAVLLMKRSVALKKGLPILGVFRSFAAVGVDPAVMGVGPAVAIPAAVKSAGLQIEDIDLFELNEAFASQFVFCCNKLGLDRSKVNVNGGAIALGHPLGATGARCVATLLNEMKRRGRDCRFGVVTMCIGSGMGAAAVFERGDTVDELSNVRDIQSHNFLSRDAK, encoded by the exons ATGGAGAAGGCGATCGACCGGCAGCGGGTCCTCCTcgcccacctcctcccctcctcgtcgtcctcgcagCCGCAGCTGGAG GCGTCGGCGTGCGCGGCCGGGGACAGCGCCACGTACCAGAGGACCTCCTCCTTCGGAGACgatgtcgtcgtcgtcgc TGCATACCGGACGCCGATATGCAAGGCCAAGCGAGGAGGTTTCAAGGACACGTACCCAGAGGACCTCCTTACTGTTGTTCTCAAG GCTGTTCTGGACAACACTAAAATCAATCCAAGTGACATTGGTGACATTGTGGTTGGGACGGTGCTAGGTCCAGGTTCGCAGCGTGCAAATGAGTGCAGAATGGCTGCTTTCTACGCTGGATTCCCTG AAACTGTTCCTGTGAGAACTGTCAACCGACAATGCTCATCTGGGTTACAGGCAGTAGCTGATGTTGCCGCCGCTATAAAGGCTGGTTTCTATGACATAG GGATTGGTGCTGGTTTGGAATCCATGTCGATAAATTCCATTGCTTGGGAAGGACAAGTGAACCCAAAA ATAAGTGCATTCCAGAAAGCACAGGATTGTCTTCTGCCCATGGGAATTACTTCTGAAAATGTTGCTCATCGATATGGTGTCACCAGGCAAGAGCAAGATCAGGCTGCT GCCGAGTCGCATAGAAGAGCTGCTGCAGCCACGGCTTCTGGAAAATTCAAGGATGAGATTGTCCCTGTGCCAACGAAG ATCGTTGATCCTAAAACTGGAGAGGAGAAGAAAGTTGTGATATCTGTTGACGATGGAATTAGGCCAGGGACCACAGCATCTGGATTGGCGAAGCTTAAACCAGTTTTCAAAAAGGATGGGACTACAACTGCAG GCAATTCTAGTCAAGTGAGTGACGGTGCTGGAGCTGTTCTCCTCATGAAGAGATCTGTAGCTCTGAAGAAAGGACTTCCTATTCTTGGTGTTTTCAG GAGTTTTGCTGCTGTTGGAGTGGATCCAGCTGTTATGGGTGTTGGTCCTGCTGTAGCCATTCCTGCTGCAGTGAAGTCTGCTGGCCTTCAGATTGAAGACATTGATCTCTTTGAATTGAATGAG GCATTTGCCTCTCAATTTGTCTTTTGCTGCAACAAGCTGGGACTAGACCGATCCAAAGTAAATGTGAATGGAGGCGCGATTGCCCTTGGACACCCTCTGGGTGCAACAG GTGCGCGGTGTGTGGCTACTCTTCTGAACGAAATGAAGCGCCGAGGAAGAGACTGCAGATTTGGTGTTGTAACCATGTGCATCG GATCTGGGATGGGTGCAGCAGCTGTGTTTGAGCGGGGAGACACAGTAGATGAACTCTCCAACGTGCGGGACATCCAGTCACACAATTTTCTATCTAGGGATGCAAAGTAG
- the LOC112892683 gene encoding uncharacterized protein LOC112892683 — MACINTFQSCSIARGAKFNTRARGSAGKGSPTFQCRASTFVDASLRLELDENPEAIISGEWPENFSLLSYDDLRAYLQSQETVQEGDQHVALLSETMSTPVLLATAEQTLEEVECHFEAVSGLPVVDNSLRCVGVVVKNDRAKASHGPKTKIEEVMTSPAITLSSDKTVMDAAVLMLKKKIHRLPIVNQDKQVIGIVTRADVLRELEGLLKI; from the exons ATGGCATGCATCAACACCTTCCAGAGTTGCTCCATTGCCAGAGGGGCAAAGTTCAACACAAGAGCTAGGGGCAGTGCTGGAAAGGGATCACCAACCTTTCAGTGCAGGGCGTCGACTTTCGTTGACGCCAGCCTCCGGCTTGAGCTCGACGAGAACCCTGAGGCGATCATCTCAGGCGAGTGGCCTGAGAACTTCTCCCTTCTCAGCTACGATGATCTCCGTGCCTACCTTCAGTCACAGGAGACTGTCCAAGAAGGAGATCAG CACGTGGCTCTCTTGAGTGAAACCATGTCAACACCTGTGCTACTGGCCACAGCAGAGCAGACGCTGGAGGAGGTCGAATGCCACTTTGAGGCCGTCTCAGGGCTTCCAGTCGTAGACAACAGCCTCAGATGTGTTGGGGTGGTCGTCAAGAATGACCGGGCCAAAGCTTCTCATGGG CCAAAAACAAAGATTGAAGAAGTAATGACCTCTCCAGCCATCACACTATCATCAGATAAAACAGTGATGG ATGCTGCAGTTCTGATGCTCAAGAAGAAGATCCACAGACTACCAATTGTAAATCAGGATAAACAAGTGATAG GTATAGTTACCCGTGCTGATGTTCTTCGCGAGTTGGAAGGACTGCTGAAGATTTAG
- the LOC112892514 gene encoding protein LUTEIN DEFICIENT 5, chloroplastic: MSLHHCSAATTTPAMAATTGSAGLSSAPPFRLLGSCSGSGPAQLRLPPAAACRRRSLLRCAASGGGDGGSRSDPAPEEQRRRQAELAARIASGEFTVQGPGWIAPLVGRLSKLGPPGELAAALLTRLAGAGAARGGPEIPQAVGSINAVVGQAFFVPLYDLFLTYGGIFRLNFGPKSFLIVSDPGIAKHILRDNSKAYSKGILAEILEFVMGTGLIPADGEIWRVRRRAIVPALHQKYVTAMIGLFGEASDRLCQKLDKAASDGEDVEMESLFSRLTLDVIGKAVFNYDFDSLSYDNGIVEAVYVTLREAEMRSTSPIPTWEIPIWKDISPRQKKVNEALKLINTTLDELIAICKRLVEQEDLQFHEEYMNEQDPSILHFLLASGDDVSSKQLRDDLMTMLIAGHETSAAVLTWTFYLLSKYPKVMAKLQDEVDSVLGDSLPTIEDVKKLKYTTRVINESLRLYPQPPVLIRRSLEDDMLGGYPIGRGEDIFISVWNLHHCPKHWDDAEVFNPERWPLDGPNPNEINQNFSYLPFGGGPRKCVGDMFATFETVVATAMLVKRFDFQMAPGAPPVDMTTGATIHTTDGLKMTVTRRTKPPVIPNLEMKVVSDSQEPTRSTPSMVVSAATVASGEDQRELS; encoded by the exons ATGTCACTGCACCACTGCTCCGCCGCCACCACGACGCCCGCCATGGCCGCCACCACGGGCAGCGCCGGCCTCTCGTCCGCTCCACCGTTCCGCCTCCTCGGCTCCTGCTCCGGCTccggcccggcccagctccgactccctcctgctgccgcctgcCGTCGTCGTTCGCTACTCCGCTGCGCCGCCTCtggtggcggcgatggcggctcCAGGTCTGACCCGGCCCCAGAGGAGCAGAGGCGGCGTCAGGCCGAGCTGGCCGCGCGCATTGCGTCCGGCGAGTTCACCGTCCAAGGCCCTGG ATGGATTGCTCCTCTCGTGGGGAGGCTGTCCAAGCTGGGGCCGCCGGGggagctcgccgccgcgctcctcACGAGGCTGGCCGGAGCTGGTGCGGCCCGCGGCGGGCCGGAGATTCCGCAGGCGGTGGGATCGATCAACGCGGTCGTGGGCCAGGCGTTCTTCGTCCCCCTGTACGACCTCTTCCTCACCTACGGCGGCATCTTCCGCCTCAACTTTGGGCCTAAG TCATTTCTTATAGTCTCTGATCCAGGTATAGCTAAGCACATCCTGAGAGACAACTCCAAAGCTTATTCCAAG GGAATTCTTGCGGAAATATTGGAGTTTGTGATGGGTACAGGTTTGATCCCAGCAGATGGGGAGATTTGGCGGGTTCGGAGGCGTGCTATTGTTCCCGCATTGCATCAGAAG TATGTGACTGCAATGATAGGTCTCTTTGGAGAAGCTTCGGATCGGCTCTGCCAGAAATTGGACAAGGCAGCATCTGATGGGGAGGATGTGGAGATGGAATCTTTGTTCTCTCGACTAACGTTGGATGTCATTGGGAAGGCAGTATTCAATTATGACTTCGACTCACTATCTTACGATAATGGAATTGTCGAG GCAGTGTATGTAACACTAAGGGAAGCGGAAATGCGTAGCACTTCTCCTATACCCACCTGGGAAATACCCATATGGAAGGACATCTCCCCACGGCAGAAGAAGGTCAATGAAGCTCTCAAGTTGATAAATACTACTCTCGATGAACTAATTGCCATATGCAAG AGACTGGTAGAGCAAGAAGATCTTCAGTTTCATGAGGAATACATGAATGAGCAAGATCCTAGTATTCTTCACTTTCTCTTGGCATCTGGAGATGAT GTCTCCAGTAAGCAACTCCGCGATGATCTGATGACAATGCTCATAGCTGGTCATGAGACCTCTGCAGCAGTCTTGACATGGACATTTTATCTTCTATCTAAG TATCCAAAAGTAATGGCCAAGCTCCAAGATGAG GTTGATAGTGTTCTAGGTGACAGTTTGCCAACAATTGAGGATGTGAAGAAACTAAAGTACACTACTCGAGTGATTAATGAG TCATTGAGACTATATCCGCAGCCGCCGGTTTTAATTCGTCGGTCGCTTGAGGATGATATGCTGGGAGGGTACCCAATTGGCCG TGGAGAAGACATTTTTATTTCTGTCTGGAATCTTCACCACTGCCCGAAGCACTGGGATGATGCAGAAGTTTTCAACCCAGAAAGATGGCCTTTGGATGGACCAAATCCAAATGAGATAAACCAAAATTTCAG TTACTTACCATTTGGTGGTGGACCAAGGAAATGTGTTGGTGACATGTTTGCCACTTTTGAG ACTGTGGTGGCAACAGCAATGCTTGTCAAGCGATTTGACTTTCAGATGGCTCCAGGAGCACCTCCG GTTGACATGACAACTGGAGCAACAATTCACACAACTGATGGGTTGAAAATGACTGTTACTCGGAGGACAAAGCCACCAGTAATTCCAAACCTGGAGATGAAAGTTGTTTCTGATTCGCAAGAACCCACACGTTCAACCCCATCAATGGTTGTTAGTGCTGCTACTGTTGCTTCGGGAGAAGATCAAAGGGAACTCTCCTGA
- the LOC112893805 gene encoding protein N-lysine methyltransferase METTL21A — MDHDRLNSPSTSAISLEVMGHRLHISQDPNSKHLGTTVWDASMVFVKFLEKNSRKGRFCPSKMKGKRVIELGAGCGLAGFGMALLGCDVTTTDQVEVLPLLMRNVERNRSWISQSNSDSGPIGSITVAELDWGNKEHIKAVEPPFDYIIGTDVVYSEHLLQPLMETITALSGPKTKILLGYEIRSTTVHEKMMEMWKSNFVVKTISKSKMDAKYQHPSIHLYMMDPKAPLLTEAGASDNGSEEEEDVSNPGEDEDPGVKSEPCCGSQEASLDDWEIRRCGAMAARLLKDVKL, encoded by the exons ATGGACCACGACAG GTTGAATTCGCCGAGCACATCGGCGATTTCACTGGAAGTGATGGGTCACCGGCTACATATTTCACAG GATCCAAACTCCAAGCACCTTGGGACCACAGTCTGGGATGCATCAATGGTGTTTGTCAAATTCTTG GAAAAGAATAGCAGAAAAGGTCGGTTTTGTCCATCCAAGATGAAAGGAAAAAGGGTAATTGAATTAGGAGCTGGCTGTGGTCTAGCTGGGTTTG GAATGGCCTTGTTGGGTTGTGATGTTACAACAACTGACCAAGTCGAGGTGCTCCCACTGCTTATGAGAAATGTTGAACGTAACAGATCTTGGATTTCACAATCGAACTCTGACTCAG GTCCCATCGGCTCAATTACAGTTGCAGAATTGGACTGGGGGAACAAAGAACATATTAAGGCCGTTGAACCTCCATTTGACTACATCATTGGAACTGACGTT GTTTATTCAGAGCATCTGCTGCAACCTCTAATGGAGACAATTACTGCATTATCTGGTCCTAAAACAAAAATATTG CTAGGATACGAGATCCGTTCGACGACAGTCCATGAAAAGATGATGGAAATGTGGAAAAGCAATTTCGTTGTGAAAACTATCTCAAAGTCAAAG ATGGATGCAAAATATCAACATCCTAGCATACATCTCTACATGATGGACCCCAAAGCCCCATTGTTGACTGAGGCTGGCGCTAGCGATAATGGCagtgaggaggaagaggatgtTTCGAATCCAGGGGAAGATGAAGATCCTGGAGTGAAGAGTGAACCTTGTTGTGGCTCACAAGAAGCTAGTCTTGATGATTGGGAAATCAGAAGATGCGGGGCTATGGCTGCAAGGCTTCTTAAGGATGTGAAATTGTAA
- the LOC112880059 gene encoding pentatricopeptide repeat-containing protein At2g22410, mitochondrial-like yields MRRRPGRTIAAAPGGFLHLSLLASLRRRPSLQAHAQLLLLGLPLPPTAASRLLRPHLRAGHPLASLRLFLGMLRDHQPSATSATASQEQETVPNSHSLSAALAACSSHESPSPGFCIHAFLLKLGFAPDIFATNSLLHFYASFGLHSLARKLFDEMPARNTVSFNTLIDSYVQSGRIDGAFGVFRNMVQGGFRLDGWTITALLGACAERRDLMVAKAVHGVARRALRLKLFNSAEVVIGLVDMYVKCGAVQLARKVFDLSVEKAKGVRIWSVMLSGYARAGEIDVAQRLFDEMPNKDLVAWTVLIGGYVQTGRYNEALQLFEEMEATGLEADEVTVVTVLSACVQHGAIGLAKRLHRHMNQNGLISRNARVATSFVHIYAKHGCIQTAMDVFRGVVDEFKTVELFNAMIHGLAHHGYGEKAISLFDEMESLGLHSDETTFVGVLCACSRSCLVMQGREMFNSMLDKYGVKPNAKHYACMVDLLGRAGQLDDAYSFIQNMPCEANHVIWSSLLTACKIHGNNKIRKLAEKQLLKLDTTYKPEKLTLSGLFSDEKRKEVAARVRKVIRRKSEHRQTH; encoded by the coding sequence atgcgccgccgccccggccgcaccatcgccgccgcgcccggtGGCTTTCTCCACCTTTCCCTCCTcgcctccctccgccgccgcccttccctCCAGGCGCACGCgcagctgctcctcctcggcctcccgctcccgcccaccgccgcctcccgcctcctccgcccgcaCCTCCGCGCCGGCCACCCGCTCGCCTCCCTCCGCCTATTCCTCGGCATGCTCCGCGACCATCAGCCCTCCGCAACCAGCGCCACCGCCTCCCAGGAGCAGGAGACCGTCCCCAACTCCCACTCCCTCTCGGCAGCACTCGCGGCCTGCTCCAGCCACGAGTCCCCTTCCCCCGGCTTCTGCATCCACGCCTTCCTCCTCAAATTGGGATTCGCCCCCGACATCTTCGCCACGAACTCGCTCCTCCATTTCTACGCCTCATTCGGTCTCCACTCCCTTGCGCGCAAGCTGTTTGACGAAATGCCGGCGAGGAACACCGTGTCGTTCAACACTCTGATCGATTCGTACGTGCAGTCTGGACGTATTGACGGCGCGTTTGGGGTGTTCAGGAATATGGTGCAGGGAGGGTTCCGGCTGGATGGATGGACCATCACAGCGTTGCTGGGCGCATGTGCTGAGCGACGCGATTTGATGGTGGCAAAAGCTGTGCATGGGGTTGCCAGGAGAGCGCTGAGgctgaaattgttcaactctgcagaggtggtaaTTGGGTTAGTGGACATGTATGTGAAGTGTGGGGCAGTGCAGCTCGCCAGGAAGGTGTTCGATTTGTCTGTGGAGAAAGCAAAGGGTGTGAGGATTTGGAGTGTAATGTTGTCAGGGTATGCGAGGGCTGGGGAGATCGACGTGGCTCAAAGGTTATTTGATGAGATGCCCAATAAGGATTTGGTTGCATGGACAGTTTTGATTGGTGGATATGTGCAGACAGGTAGATACAATGAGGCACTTCAGTTGTTCGAGGAGATGGAAGCGACAGGACTTGAGGCTGATGAGGTGACAGTTGTCACAGTACTTTCAGCTTGTGTCCAGCATGGTGCAATTGGTCTGGCAAAAAGGCTTCATCGTCATATGAACCAGAATGGATTGATTAGCAGAAATGCAAGAGTCGCCACCAGTTTCGTGCACATATATGCAAAGCATGGGTGCATACAGACAGCCATGGATGTGTTTCGTGGAGTTGTTGATGAATTCAAGACCGTCGAGTTGTTTAATGCTATGATACATGGACTTGCTCACCATGGTTATGGCGAGAAAGCTATTTCACTTTTTGATGAAATGGAATCGCTGGGGCTCCATTCTGATGAGACCACATTTGTGGGTGTCTTGTGTGCATGCAGTCGCAGTTGCTTGGTCATGCAAGGGCGTGAGATGTTCAATTCAATGTTGGACAAGTACGGTGTCAAACCAAATGCCAAGCATTATGCTTGCATGGTTGATCTCCTTGGAAGAGCTGGACAGCTTGACGATGCTTACAGCTTTATCCAAAATATGCCTTGTGAAGCAAATCATGTGATATGGTCATCTCTTCTGACAGCTTGCAAGATCCATGGAAATAACAAGATTAGAAAGCTTGCAGAGAAGCAACTTCTCAAGTTAGATACTACCTACAAGCCTGAAAAGCTAACTTTATCTGGTTTATTTTCTGATGAGAAGAGGAAAGAGGTAGCTGCAAGGGTGAGAAAGGTTATAAGGCGCAAATCTGAGCACAGGCAAACCCACTAA
- the LOC112901481 gene encoding uncharacterized protein LOC112901481, which produces MGKKSGRNGGDKDGGAKAAAFVLRVPMHCRCKGCDDKIRAGVKDLTLHHGIEALDQSALWTKGELRVVSAVDPEKLLRRLQKATGKKVDLAIPKQQAADKKAAAEKEAAMEELLRRSLQQQQQVQYGRGQAAWADQVLPGAAAWGALQQPGGYGYGAAAAQAYPWAVQVPQPEAYPSYHYPATGGAWGAYAYPSVAAQGAYGGGWHGHGAY; this is translated from the exons ATGGGCAAGAAGAGCGGCCGCAACGGCGGGGACAAGGACGGCGGCGCCAAGGCCGCGGCCTTCGTGCTCAGGGTGCCCATGCACTGCCGCTGCAAAGGCTGCGACGACAAGATCCGCGCCGGCGTCAAGGACCTCACCCTCCACCACG GCATCGAGGCGCTGGACCAGTCGGCGCTGTGGACCAAGGGCGAGCTGCGGGTGGTGTCCGCGGTGGACCCCGAgaagctcctccgccgcctgcaAAAGGCCACCGGCAAGAAGGTCGACCTCGCCATCCCCAAGCAGCAGGCCGCCGACAAGAAGGCCGCTGCCGAGAAGGAGGCCGCCATGGAGGAGCTGCTCCGCCGcagcctgcagcagcagcagcaggtacAATACGGGCGCGGCCAGGCCGCCTGGGCCGACCAGGTGctgcccggcgccgccgcctgggGCGCGCTCCAGCAGCCAGGGGGCTACGGCTACGGGGCCGCCGCGGCGCAGGCGTACCCGTGGGCCGTGCAGGTGCCGCAGCCGGAGGCCTACCCTTCCTACCACTACCCGGCCACCGGCGGCGCCTGGGGCGCGTACGCGTACCCCTCTGTGGCGGCACAGGGAGCCTACGGCGGCGGATGGCACGGCCATGGCGCCTACTGA